A genomic segment from Comamonas terrigena NBRC 13299 encodes:
- a CDS encoding copper chaperone PCu(A)C, translating to MFATSLTRRVALAAGLLATTSLAWSHADAAHVTAENAWARASVPGQQATGAFVRLTAKEPLRLVGVETPAAAVAEVHEMKMEGDVMRMRAIDSLDLPQGVAVELKPGGYHIMLQQLKAPLLKDTQVPITLVFKDGKDAVSRLSLQVPVQAMAPKGAAAAPAGHAGHGGHQH from the coding sequence ATGTTTGCAACCTCTTTGACCCGCCGCGTGGCCCTGGCCGCCGGCCTGCTGGCTACCACCTCCCTGGCCTGGAGCCACGCCGATGCCGCCCATGTGACGGCGGAAAATGCCTGGGCCCGTGCCAGTGTGCCGGGGCAGCAGGCCACGGGCGCTTTTGTGCGCCTGACCGCCAAGGAGCCGCTGCGCCTGGTCGGCGTGGAAACCCCGGCCGCCGCCGTGGCCGAAGTGCACGAGATGAAGATGGAAGGCGATGTGATGCGCATGCGCGCCATCGACAGCCTGGACCTGCCCCAGGGCGTGGCCGTGGAGCTCAAGCCCGGCGGCTACCACATCATGCTGCAGCAGCTCAAAGCCCCGCTGCTCAAGGACACGCAAGTGCCCATCACCCTGGTGTTCAAGGACGGCAAGGACGCCGTCTCGCGCCTGAGCCTGCAGGTGCCGGTACAGGCCATGGCCCCCAAGGGCGCTGCGGCAGCGCCGGCGGGCCATGCCGGCCACGGCGGGCACCAGCACTGA
- a CDS encoding 2-hydroxyacid dehydrogenase, with translation MALSRPRVLQYGKMPLPQLDTDLAQRYDVHILSQQADPDRFLAEHGAQFEYVVTSAAMGLPARVVQALPNLRFVSSFGVGFDSLDKDALLQRGARVGYTPGVLDDCVADLAFALLLDATRGLSESDRFVRRGDWSQGRFGIRTRASGKRLGIFGMGRIGSTVARRASGFDMEVAYHNRRPVEGSPHLYLPSLLELARWADILVITAAGGEGTRHLVNAEVLAALGPQGFLVNVARGSVVDEAALADALAHQRIAGAGLDVFEDEPHPLPALLALDNVVLAPHIASGTHETRRAMADLVLHNLDQFIATGRPAAEVPWSAAQ, from the coding sequence ATGGCGCTCTCCCGACCACGCGTTCTCCAGTACGGCAAGATGCCGCTGCCCCAGCTTGACACCGACCTGGCCCAGCGCTACGACGTGCACATCCTGTCCCAGCAGGCCGATCCCGACCGTTTCCTGGCCGAGCACGGCGCGCAATTCGAATACGTGGTCACCTCGGCCGCCATGGGCCTGCCCGCCCGCGTGGTCCAGGCCCTGCCCAACCTCAGGTTCGTGAGCAGCTTCGGCGTGGGCTTCGACTCCCTGGACAAGGACGCCCTGCTGCAACGCGGCGCGCGCGTGGGCTACACCCCCGGCGTGCTGGACGATTGCGTGGCCGACCTGGCCTTTGCCCTGTTGCTAGATGCGACCCGCGGTCTCAGCGAATCCGACCGCTTCGTGCGCCGCGGTGACTGGAGCCAGGGCCGTTTCGGCATCCGCACGCGCGCCAGCGGCAAGCGCCTGGGCATCTTCGGCATGGGTCGCATCGGCTCCACCGTGGCGCGGCGCGCCTCGGGCTTCGACATGGAAGTGGCCTACCACAACCGCCGCCCGGTCGAAGGCTCGCCCCACCTGTACCTGCCCTCGCTGCTGGAGCTGGCACGCTGGGCCGACATCCTGGTCATCACCGCCGCCGGCGGCGAAGGCACGCGCCACCTGGTGAATGCCGAGGTGCTGGCTGCCCTGGGTCCGCAAGGCTTCCTGGTCAACGTGGCCCGCGGCAGCGTGGTGGACGAGGCCGCCCTGGCCGATGCCCTGGCCCACCAGCGCATCGCCGGCGCCGGACTGGACGTGTTCGAGGACGAGCCCCACCCCCTGCCCGCGCTGCTGGCCCTGGACAACGTGGTGCTGGCCCCGCACATCGCCAGCGGCACGCACGAAACCCGCCGCGCCATGGCAGACCTCGTGCTGCACAACCTGGACCAATTCATCGCCACAGGGCGCCCCGCAGCCGAGGTGCCCTGGTCCGCCGCACAGTGA
- a CDS encoding FadR/GntR family transcriptional regulator — protein sequence MRSLTSELPQASPPSVLPEGAALRSKAGRGSRNLASLLSEEFGHKIRQGLLREGDKLPTESELVRSYDVSRTVVREALSKLQAAGLVETRHGIGTFVLPAQHNPGPVLSAHELSESVDVLAVLELRISLETEAAGLAAQRRQPQDLEAMRAALQAFEYHFAQGNDTVEHDLAFHLSITQATGNRYFRDILEHFGTLLIPRNRITSIHTSPRDPDYLRRVNREHEEIFSAIERQDADSARAAMRIHLTNSRERLRLAQRLSQAANLPSDT from the coding sequence ATGCGCAGCCTGACATCGGAATTACCCCAAGCCTCCCCCCCTTCGGTTCTGCCAGAGGGCGCCGCCCTGCGCAGCAAGGCCGGGCGTGGCAGCCGCAACCTGGCCAGCCTGTTGTCGGAGGAGTTCGGCCACAAGATCCGGCAGGGCCTGCTGCGCGAGGGCGACAAGCTGCCCACCGAGTCCGAACTGGTGCGCAGCTACGATGTCAGCCGCACCGTGGTCCGCGAAGCGCTGTCCAAGTTGCAGGCGGCAGGCCTGGTCGAAACCCGCCACGGCATCGGCACCTTTGTGCTGCCAGCCCAGCACAACCCGGGCCCCGTGCTCAGCGCCCACGAACTCAGCGAATCGGTCGACGTGCTGGCCGTGCTGGAGCTGCGCATCAGCCTGGAAACCGAGGCCGCAGGCCTGGCGGCACAACGCCGCCAGCCGCAGGACCTGGAGGCCATGCGCGCAGCGCTGCAGGCCTTTGAATACCATTTCGCCCAAGGCAACGACACGGTGGAGCATGACCTGGCGTTCCATCTGAGCATCACCCAGGCCACCGGCAACCGCTACTTCCGGGACATCCTGGAACACTTCGGCACCCTGCTGATTCCGCGCAACCGCATCACCTCCATCCACACCTCCCCGCGCGACCCCGACTATCTGCGCCGCGTGAACCGGGAGCACGAGGAAATCTTTTCCGCCATCGAGCGCCAGGATGCGGACTCGGCCCGCGCTGCCATGCGCATCCACCTGACCAATTCGCGCGAACGCCTGCGCCTGGCCCAGCGCCTGAGCCAGGCCGCCAACCTGCCCTCCGACACCTGA
- the garD gene encoding galactarate dehydratase yields MGQALYIRMHAQDNVAIVVNDGGLPAGTVFDDGLTLVQKVPQGHKVALVDLAKGAAVRRYNVTIGYASQDLPRGSWVNEQVLQMPDAPELEGLPMATVRPDPLPPLEGYTFEGYRNADGSVGTRNILAITTTVQCVAGVVDVAVQRIKAELLPRYPQVDDVVGLEHTYGCGVAIDAPDAVIPIRTLRNISRNPNFGDEIMVVSLGCEKLQPERLLPAEAPLRPMPHPGAAPAAGAAPAAASVLDVVCLQAEEHTGFMSMIDSIVRQADVHLQRLNRRRRETVPASELVVGVQCGGSDAFSGVTANPAVGFASDLLVRAGASVMFSEVTEVRDGIDQLTARASSPAVAQAMVDQMAWYDAYLARGRADRSANTTPGNKKGGLSNIVEKAMGSIVKSGSAPISGVLAPGEKLQQKGLIYAATPASDFICGTLQLAAGMNLHIFTTGRGTPYGLAACPVIKVATRSDLARRWHDLMDVNAGRIAEGSETIESLGWELFHLMLEIASGKKTWAEHWKLSNALVLFNPAPVT; encoded by the coding sequence ATGGGGCAAGCTCTCTATATCCGCATGCATGCGCAAGACAATGTGGCGATTGTCGTGAACGACGGCGGTTTGCCTGCGGGGACGGTGTTTGACGACGGCCTGACCCTGGTGCAGAAGGTGCCGCAGGGCCACAAGGTGGCGCTGGTGGACCTGGCCAAAGGCGCGGCGGTGCGGCGCTACAACGTCACCATCGGCTATGCCAGCCAGGATCTGCCGCGCGGCAGCTGGGTGAACGAGCAGGTGCTGCAGATGCCGGATGCCCCCGAACTGGAAGGCCTGCCCATGGCCACGGTGCGCCCCGACCCGCTGCCGCCGCTGGAGGGCTACACCTTCGAAGGCTATCGCAACGCCGATGGCTCGGTGGGGACGCGCAACATCTTGGCCATCACCACCACGGTGCAATGCGTGGCGGGGGTGGTCGATGTGGCGGTGCAGCGCATTAAGGCGGAACTGCTGCCCCGGTATCCGCAGGTCGATGACGTGGTCGGGCTGGAACACACCTACGGCTGCGGCGTGGCCATCGATGCACCGGATGCGGTGATCCCGATCCGGACCCTGCGCAACATCAGCCGCAACCCGAATTTCGGGGACGAGATCATGGTGGTCAGCCTGGGCTGCGAAAAGCTGCAGCCCGAGCGCCTGCTGCCCGCCGAAGCCCCGCTGCGGCCCATGCCGCACCCGGGCGCGGCACCCGCGGCCGGGGCTGCTCCTGCTGCTGCGTCTGTGCTGGATGTGGTCTGCCTGCAGGCGGAGGAGCACACCGGCTTCATGAGCATGATCGACAGCATCGTGCGCCAGGCCGATGTACACCTGCAGCGGCTCAACCGGCGCCGCCGCGAGACGGTGCCGGCCAGCGAACTGGTCGTGGGCGTGCAGTGCGGTGGCAGCGATGCCTTCAGCGGCGTCACGGCCAATCCGGCCGTGGGCTTTGCCTCCGATCTGCTGGTGCGTGCCGGTGCCAGCGTGATGTTTTCCGAGGTGACCGAAGTGCGCGACGGCATCGACCAACTGACCGCGCGGGCCAGCAGTCCCGCCGTGGCCCAGGCCATGGTGGACCAGATGGCCTGGTACGACGCCTATCTGGCGCGTGGCCGGGCGGACCGCAGCGCCAACACGACCCCCGGCAACAAGAAGGGCGGCCTGTCCAACATCGTGGAAAAGGCCATGGGCTCCATCGTCAAGTCAGGGTCCGCGCCCATCAGCGGGGTGCTGGCGCCCGGCGAGAAGCTGCAGCAAAAAGGGCTGATCTATGCCGCCACTCCGGCCTCCGACTTCATCTGCGGCACCTTGCAGCTGGCGGCCGGCATGAATCTGCACATCTTCACCACCGGCCGCGGCACGCCCTATGGCCTGGCAGCCTGCCCGGTGATCAAGGTCGCCACGCGCAGCGATCTGGCGCGCCGCTGGCACGACCTGATGGACGTGAATGCCGGGCGCATCGCCGAGGGCAGCGAGACCATCGAGAGCCTGGGCTGGGAGCTGTTCCACCTGATGCTGGAGATCGCCAGCGGCAAGAAGACCTGGGCCGAGCACTGGAAGCTCAGCAACGCGCTGGTGCTGTTCAACCCGGCCCCTGTGACCTGA
- a CDS encoding enolase C-terminal domain-like protein, translating to MSTTPTITEIEVIPVAGRDGMLMNLSGAHAPYFTRNIVLVHDSAGHTGVGEVPGGEGIRQALEDSKQVLIGRSIGQHLQLLQAVQKSLEGRDTGGRGLQTFDLRIGVHAVTAIESALLDLLGQHLGVPVAALLGEGQQRDRVEMLGYLFFVGPSDQTDLPYVKPGEDTLGTDSWTQVRHMTAMTPEAIVRQAEAAHARYGFNDFKLKGGVLAGEQEVEAVTALARRFPEARVTLDPNGGWLLKDAIRLMRDMHGVLAYAEDPCGAEGGFSGREVMAEFRRATGLPTATNMVATDWRQMVHALSLQSVDIPLADPHFWTMAGSVRVGQTCRDWGLTWGSHSNNHFDISLAMFTHVAAAVPGKVTAIDTHWIWQDGQYLTQNPLQIRGGFVEVPQTPGLGVTVDRAALQRANALYLEHGLGARDDAIAMQYLIPGWKFDNKRPCMVR from the coding sequence ATGTCCACTACCCCGACCATCACCGAGATCGAAGTCATTCCCGTCGCCGGCCGCGACGGCATGCTCATGAACCTCAGCGGCGCGCACGCGCCCTACTTCACCCGCAACATCGTGCTGGTGCACGACAGTGCAGGCCACACCGGGGTGGGTGAGGTCCCCGGCGGCGAAGGCATTCGCCAGGCGCTGGAGGACAGCAAGCAGGTGCTGATCGGCCGCTCCATCGGCCAGCACCTGCAGTTGCTGCAGGCGGTGCAAAAATCCCTGGAAGGCCGCGACACCGGTGGCCGCGGTCTGCAGACGTTCGATCTGCGCATCGGCGTGCACGCGGTCACGGCCATCGAATCCGCGCTGCTGGACCTGCTGGGCCAGCACCTGGGCGTGCCGGTCGCTGCCCTGCTGGGCGAAGGCCAGCAGCGCGATCGCGTGGAAATGCTGGGCTACCTGTTCTTCGTGGGCCCCAGCGACCAAACCGACCTGCCCTATGTGAAACCCGGTGAGGACACGCTGGGCACGGACAGCTGGACCCAGGTGCGCCACATGACGGCGATGACCCCCGAAGCCATCGTGCGCCAGGCCGAAGCCGCCCATGCGCGCTATGGCTTCAACGATTTCAAGCTCAAGGGCGGCGTGCTGGCCGGAGAGCAGGAGGTCGAAGCCGTGACCGCGCTGGCCCGGCGCTTCCCCGAAGCCCGCGTCACCCTGGACCCCAACGGCGGCTGGCTGCTCAAGGATGCCATCCGCCTGATGCGCGACATGCACGGCGTGCTGGCCTATGCCGAAGACCCCTGCGGCGCCGAAGGCGGCTTCTCGGGCCGTGAAGTCATGGCCGAATTCCGTCGCGCCACCGGTCTGCCCACGGCCACCAACATGGTCGCCACCGACTGGCGCCAGATGGTGCACGCCCTGTCGCTGCAGTCCGTGGACATCCCGCTGGCCGACCCCCATTTCTGGACCATGGCCGGCTCCGTGCGCGTGGGCCAGACCTGCCGCGACTGGGGCCTGACCTGGGGCTCGCACTCCAACAACCACTTCGACATCTCGCTGGCCATGTTCACCCACGTGGCCGCCGCCGTGCCCGGCAAGGTCACGGCCATCGACACGCACTGGATCTGGCAGGACGGCCAGTACCTCACGCAGAACCCGCTGCAGATCCGTGGCGGCTTCGTCGAAGTGCCCCAGACCCCGGGCTTGGGGGTGACCGTGGACCGCGCCGCGCTGCAGCGCGCCAACGCCCTGTATCTGGAGCACGGCCTGGGTGCACGCGACGACGCCATTGCCATGCAGTACCTGATCCCCGGCTGGAAGTTCGACAACAAGCGGCCCTGCATGGTGCGTTAA
- a CDS encoding Bug family tripartite tricarboxylate transporter substrate binding protein, translated as MQRRQLLKAAAAPLVLAGLPAAVQAQGNWPAAKNITYMVPFATGGTTDTLGRLIAQQLGPALGTTVIVENRGGAGGSVGSELAARAQPDGYTLLGGTISSHAINISLYPKLGYDPVKSFTPITLIGTNPLVLVVAANSPYKSLQDVLEAAKKRQGGLSSASAGAGTSQHLALEMLGWKSGVKFTHVPYKGSGPAIQDVMGGQVDMMFDTTVVAAPHIQSGKLRALAVTSKQRLEALKDVPTVAESGVSSLANFEVTSWQALFAPSGTPDAIVQKLHQEVAKIIATPDMKARLKTMGMEPSTLSPAQIAEFQKTEVAKWAAVIKEAKVKVDS; from the coding sequence ATGCAACGTCGACAGCTTTTGAAGGCGGCCGCTGCCCCGCTGGTGCTGGCGGGCCTGCCCGCTGCGGTCCAGGCCCAGGGCAATTGGCCCGCCGCAAAGAACATCACCTACATGGTGCCGTTTGCCACCGGTGGCACCACCGATACCCTGGGCCGCCTGATTGCCCAGCAGCTGGGCCCGGCGCTGGGCACCACGGTGATCGTGGAAAACCGCGGCGGTGCTGGCGGCAGCGTCGGCTCGGAACTGGCGGCACGGGCCCAACCCGACGGCTACACGCTGCTGGGCGGCACCATCAGCTCGCATGCCATCAACATCAGTCTGTATCCCAAGCTGGGCTATGACCCGGTGAAGTCCTTCACCCCCATCACCCTGATCGGCACCAACCCCCTGGTGCTGGTGGTGGCCGCCAACAGCCCCTACAAGAGCCTGCAGGACGTGCTGGAAGCCGCCAAGAAACGCCAGGGCGGGCTGTCGTCCGCATCGGCCGGTGCCGGCACATCGCAGCATCTGGCGCTGGAGATGCTGGGCTGGAAGTCCGGCGTCAAGTTCACCCACGTGCCCTACAAAGGCAGCGGTCCGGCCATCCAGGACGTGATGGGCGGGCAGGTGGACATGATGTTCGACACCACGGTGGTGGCGGCTCCGCACATCCAGAGCGGCAAGCTGCGTGCGCTGGCCGTGACATCCAAGCAGCGCCTCGAGGCACTGAAGGACGTGCCCACCGTCGCCGAGTCGGGCGTCAGCAGCCTGGCCAATTTCGAGGTCACGTCCTGGCAGGCACTGTTTGCCCCCTCCGGCACACCGGATGCCATCGTGCAGAAGCTGCACCAGGAAGTGGCCAAGATCATTGCCACGCCCGACATGAAGGCCCGCCTGAAAACCATGGGCATGGAGCCATCCACCCTGAGCCCGGCGCAGATTGCCGAATTCCAGAAGACGGAAGTGGCGAAATGGGCCGCCGTCATCAAGGAAGCCAAGGTGAAGGTGGACAGCTAA
- the kdgD gene encoding 5-dehydro-4-deoxyglucarate dehydratase: protein MTPQDLKDVMSSGLLSFPVTDFDAQGNFNAKGYAARLEWLAPYGASALFAAGGTGEYFSLYGEEYGQIIKTAVDTCRGKVPIIAGAGGPTRTAIAHAQEAERLGAHGILLLPHYLTEAGQEGLIAHVEQVCKSVKFGVIVYNRDRSRFTPESLAILAERCPNLVGFKDGMGNIETMSSIFMAMGDRFAYLGGLPTAEVYAAAYKALGTPVYSSAVFNFIPKTAMQFYEAVRTDDQATQHKLLKEFFMPYLKIRNRVEGYGVSIIKAGAKIVGHDADPVRAPLSDLKPHEMEELKALIDKLGPQ from the coding sequence ATGACTCCCCAAGACCTCAAAGACGTGATGAGCTCCGGCCTGCTGTCCTTCCCCGTGACGGACTTCGACGCCCAGGGAAACTTCAATGCCAAGGGCTATGCCGCACGTCTCGAGTGGCTGGCCCCTTACGGTGCCAGCGCACTGTTCGCCGCCGGCGGCACCGGTGAATACTTCTCGCTGTACGGCGAGGAATACGGCCAGATCATCAAGACCGCCGTGGACACCTGCCGCGGCAAGGTGCCCATCATTGCCGGCGCCGGCGGCCCGACCCGCACCGCCATCGCCCACGCCCAGGAAGCCGAGCGCCTGGGTGCCCACGGTATCCTGCTGCTGCCCCACTACCTGACCGAGGCTGGCCAGGAAGGCCTGATCGCCCATGTGGAACAGGTCTGCAAGAGCGTGAAGTTCGGCGTCATCGTCTACAACCGTGACCGCTCCCGCTTCACGCCCGAATCGCTGGCCATCCTGGCCGAGCGCTGCCCCAACCTGGTGGGCTTCAAGGACGGCATGGGCAATATCGAAACCATGTCCTCCATCTTCATGGCGATGGGCGACCGCTTCGCCTACCTGGGCGGCCTGCCCACGGCCGAAGTCTATGCCGCCGCCTACAAGGCGCTGGGCACGCCCGTGTACTCCTCGGCCGTCTTCAACTTCATCCCCAAGACGGCGATGCAGTTCTACGAAGCCGTGCGCACCGACGACCAGGCCACGCAGCACAAGCTGCTCAAGGAATTCTTCATGCCCTACCTGAAGATCCGCAACCGCGTGGAAGGCTACGGCGTCAGCATCATCAAGGCCGGCGCCAAGATCGTCGGCCATGATGCCGACCCCGTGCGCGCGCCGCTGTCGGACCTCAAGCCCCATGAGATGGAAGAGCTCAAGGCCCTGATCGACAAGCTCGGTCCCCAATAA
- a CDS encoding Bug family tripartite tricarboxylate transporter substrate binding protein, with translation MKKILIALGCALSLTAQASGNFPEKPVNVIVPFPAGGSTDMVARAVALSMGEQLGKPFVVENRPGATGTIGAGAVKRAPADGYTLLVASLGPFVVAPHLIKNVPYDATKDFDYITIPVQAPNVLVASTSQKARTVAEVIAALKAQPGKLSFASSGNGSSDHLSAELFWQQTGTEAMHVPYKGGAPAITDLLGGQVDFSFQNVNAVLPHLRSGKLRAIAVTGTQRSPVLPDVPTLAEAGVKGAEVYSWQGMAAPKGLPADVKAKLAKAAIAAVQQPELRKRFMEQGLEIVGNTPEEFTRFQAQENERWKQLIQTRKITAD, from the coding sequence ATGAAAAAAATACTGATTGCGCTGGGCTGCGCGCTCTCGCTCACCGCCCAGGCCTCCGGCAACTTCCCCGAAAAGCCCGTCAACGTCATCGTGCCCTTCCCCGCCGGCGGCTCCACCGACATGGTGGCCCGTGCCGTGGCCCTGAGCATGGGTGAACAGCTGGGCAAGCCCTTTGTGGTGGAAAACCGCCCCGGTGCCACCGGCACCATCGGTGCCGGCGCCGTCAAGCGCGCCCCGGCCGACGGCTACACCCTGCTCGTCGCCTCGCTGGGCCCGTTTGTGGTGGCGCCCCACCTGATCAAGAACGTCCCCTACGACGCCACCAAGGATTTCGACTACATCACCATCCCGGTGCAAGCGCCCAACGTCCTCGTCGCCAGCACATCGCAGAAGGCGCGCACCGTGGCCGAGGTCATTGCCGCCCTCAAGGCCCAGCCCGGCAAGCTCAGCTTCGCCAGCTCCGGCAACGGCTCCTCCGACCACCTGTCGGCCGAGCTGTTCTGGCAGCAGACCGGCACGGAAGCCATGCACGTGCCCTACAAGGGCGGCGCCCCGGCCATCACCGACCTGCTGGGCGGCCAGGTGGACTTCTCATTCCAGAACGTCAACGCGGTGCTGCCGCACCTGCGCAGCGGCAAGCTGCGCGCCATTGCCGTGACCGGCACCCAGCGCTCTCCGGTGCTGCCCGATGTGCCGACCCTGGCCGAGGCCGGCGTCAAAGGCGCCGAGGTGTATTCCTGGCAAGGCATGGCCGCCCCCAAGGGTCTGCCGGCGGACGTGAAGGCCAAGCTGGCCAAGGCAGCCATCGCCGCCGTGCAGCAGCCCGAACTCCGCAAGCGCTTCATGGAACAGGGGCTGGAAATCGTGGGCAACACTCCCGAGGAGTTCACCCGCTTTCAGGCCCAGGAAAACGAGCGCTGGAAGCAGCTGATCCAAACCCGCAAGATCACCGCCGACTGA
- a CDS encoding Bug family tripartite tricarboxylate transporter substrate binding protein, producing the protein MVRRSRVLRSLLALTAASLLASPLLAADNWPSKPIRLVVPYPPGGSSDIIARSIGQLISQELKQTVVIENKPGANGNLGAEFVARAQPDGYTWLLCDLGALAISPAVYTKLSFDPSKDLRGAAMLAYSPHMLVVHPSVQARNLQELVALSKKQDLNFAVTANGSAPHLAGVELARLTGAKWVYVPYKGGVQSVQDTVAGQTQVLMNGMLATYPHVQSGKLKLLGISKSTRMPLIADVPTLAEQGAQGFASGTWQGVVLPAKTPEAVVQRVNQVLLTAIRSPEVRARLTGQGAEVVTMTPTETDKFFNAERARWRTVVQTAQLQLD; encoded by the coding sequence ATGGTCCGTCGCTCTCGCGTTCTGCGCTCACTGCTGGCACTGACAGCAGCAAGCCTGCTGGCAAGCCCTTTGCTGGCTGCCGATAACTGGCCCAGCAAGCCGATCCGGCTGGTGGTGCCCTACCCGCCAGGCGGCAGCTCCGACATCATTGCCCGCTCCATCGGCCAGCTGATTTCGCAGGAACTGAAGCAGACCGTAGTGATTGAAAACAAGCCCGGCGCCAACGGCAATCTGGGCGCGGAATTCGTCGCCCGTGCACAGCCCGATGGCTACACCTGGCTGCTCTGCGACCTGGGGGCCCTGGCCATTTCCCCGGCGGTCTACACCAAGCTCAGCTTCGACCCGTCCAAGGACCTGCGTGGCGCCGCCATGCTGGCCTACTCGCCCCACATGCTGGTCGTCCACCCCTCGGTGCAGGCGCGCAACCTGCAGGAGCTGGTTGCACTGTCCAAGAAGCAGGACCTGAATTTCGCCGTCACGGCCAACGGCAGCGCCCCCCATCTGGCGGGGGTGGAGCTGGCCCGCCTCACCGGCGCCAAATGGGTGTATGTGCCCTACAAGGGCGGCGTGCAATCGGTGCAGGACACCGTGGCCGGCCAGACCCAGGTGCTGATGAACGGCATGTTGGCCACCTACCCGCATGTGCAAAGCGGCAAGCTCAAGCTGCTGGGCATTTCCAAGAGCACCCGCATGCCGCTGATTGCCGATGTGCCCACCCTGGCGGAACAAGGGGCCCAGGGCTTTGCGTCCGGCACCTGGCAGGGCGTGGTCCTGCCGGCCAAGACACCGGAAGCCGTGGTGCAGCGCGTGAACCAGGTGCTGCTGACCGCCATCCGCTCCCCTGAAGTCCGTGCCCGCCTGACCGGCCAGGGCGCCGAGGTGGTCACCATGACCCCGACCGAAACCGACAAGTTCTTCAACGCCGAGCGTGCCCGCTGGCGCACCGTGGTGCAAACCGCGCAACTGCAGCTCGATTGA
- a CDS encoding aldehyde dehydrogenase family protein, with protein sequence MSRYDNLINGQWTAAATYSPNTNPSDLSDVVGDYAQGDAQDVQAAVAAAVAAFPAWSTSGIQARSDALDKIGSEILARKEELGELLAREEGKTRPEAIGEVGRAGQIFKFFAGECLRLSGETVPSVRPGIGVEITREPIGVVGLITPWNFPIAIPAWKIAPALAFGNCVVLKPADLVPGSAWALADIIHRSGIPAGVFNLVMGRGRVIGEALVNHPGVAAISFTGSVGVGRGIAEACVKNGKKVQLEMGGKNPQIVLDDADLNQAVELSAQSGFYSTGQRCTASSRLIVTDKIYPAFIEALQARMAKIKVGDARAAGTDMGPVVSQAQLEQDLSYVEIAKAEGARLAAGGSRVACHTGSGKDGFYMAPTLFVDTEAGMRINREEVFGPVASVIRVKDYDEALAVSNDTPFGLSAGIATTSLKYATHFKRHSQAGMVMVNLPTAGVDYHVPFGGRKGSSYGPREQGRYAQEFYTTVKTAYTLA encoded by the coding sequence ATGTCCCGCTACGACAACCTCATCAACGGCCAATGGACGGCCGCCGCCACCTACAGCCCCAACACCAACCCCAGCGACCTGTCCGATGTGGTCGGCGACTACGCCCAGGGCGATGCGCAGGACGTGCAGGCCGCCGTGGCCGCCGCCGTGGCCGCCTTCCCGGCCTGGTCCACCTCGGGCATCCAGGCCCGCTCCGACGCGCTGGACAAGATCGGCAGCGAAATCCTGGCACGCAAGGAAGAGCTGGGCGAGCTGCTGGCCCGCGAAGAAGGCAAGACCCGCCCCGAAGCCATTGGCGAAGTTGGCCGCGCCGGCCAGATCTTCAAGTTCTTTGCCGGCGAATGCCTGCGCCTGTCCGGCGAGACCGTGCCTTCGGTGCGCCCCGGCATCGGCGTGGAGATCACGCGCGAACCCATCGGTGTGGTCGGCCTGATCACGCCCTGGAACTTCCCTATCGCCATCCCCGCTTGGAAGATCGCCCCGGCCCTGGCCTTCGGCAACTGCGTGGTGCTGAAGCCGGCCGATCTGGTGCCCGGCAGCGCCTGGGCCCTGGCCGACATCATCCACCGCAGCGGTATCCCCGCCGGCGTGTTCAACCTGGTCATGGGCCGCGGCCGCGTGATCGGTGAGGCCCTGGTCAACCATCCTGGCGTGGCGGCCATCAGCTTCACCGGCTCGGTGGGCGTGGGCCGCGGCATTGCCGAAGCCTGCGTGAAGAACGGCAAGAAGGTGCAGCTGGAAATGGGCGGCAAGAACCCCCAGATCGTGCTGGACGATGCCGACCTGAACCAGGCCGTGGAACTGTCGGCCCAAAGCGGCTTCTACTCCACCGGCCAGCGCTGCACGGCATCCAGCCGGCTGATCGTGACCGACAAGATCTACCCCGCCTTTATCGAAGCCCTGCAGGCACGCATGGCCAAGATCAAGGTCGGCGATGCGCGCGCCGCCGGCACCGACATGGGCCCGGTGGTCAGCCAGGCCCAGCTGGAGCAGGATCTGTCGTATGTGGAAATCGCCAAGGCCGAAGGCGCGCGCCTGGCGGCCGGCGGCAGCCGCGTGGCCTGCCACACGGGCAGCGGCAAGGACGGCTTCTACATGGCGCCCACGCTGTTCGTGGACACCGAAGCCGGCATGCGCATCAACCGCGAGGAGGTCTTTGGCCCGGTGGCCAGCGTGATCCGCGTCAAGGACTACGACGAAGCCCTGGCCGTGTCCAACGACACGCCTTTCGGCCTGTCGGCCGGCATTGCCACCACCAGCCTGAAGTACGCCACCCACTTCAAGCGCCACAGCCAGGCCGGCATGGTGATGGTCAACCTGCCCACGGCCGGGGTCGACTACCACGTGCCGTTTGGCGGCCGCAAGGGCTCGAGCTACGGTCCGCGCGAGCAAGGCCGCTACGCCCAGGAGTTCTACACCACGGTCAAGACCGCCTACACGCTGGCCTGA